TCACTGGCCTCGTACCAGGTGAGGGAGGGCCCGCCCGGCTTGCTGGGCCCCCGGCACTGCACAGGGCTTCTGCCACCGCCTCCAGGGGGCCACCTGGACCTTGGGGTCTCCACAGCAGCGCCCACAGCTCCACCAGGCTGGGCGGCGCCAGGAGCTGGAGACGGGTCACCAGAGGGCCCGGGCAGGCTTCCCTTCCACGTGGTCCCACCGCCAAGCCTTAACCAGGGCAGGGGACTCCGCCAAGAGCACCCTCTCCCTCTCGTTTTGCCCAAGTGCCCCCCAAAACCTACCGAGGATAGGTGCCTGGGGCTGCCCTATCACCTCCCCTTCCAGGCACCCCACCCAGTTTCCTGGCTGGGGTAGAGGCTGCGCGGGCCTCTTACCTCCTGGGCCAGGTCTTCTGCTGCTTCCACAAGGCTGTCTAAGGACTCCTGGGCCTGGCCCAGCATAAACACCAGGGATTCCTGGGGAGAAAGACGACAAGGTGACAACGACGTTCACTGCTGTCTCACTAGGGGTCCAGTACCTTGCCAAGTTCCCAGGGGGTCCATACTATCGTAGGCCCCATTTTacaaacagggaaactgagggTGCTAAAGGCAAATGGGCTTGTTCAAGGTTTCAGGGCTTGAGTATAAGGAATATCATTCCGGGCACCAGGGGGGGCCCACGCAAAGGCCTGGAGGCTGGCCCACGAGAGGCAGGGCGGGACTCCGTGAGAACAGCGTCCTGGGCTCCAGCTGGCCTTGCCCTGCCCCACCTCACCCCTTGCAGCAGTGTCCTCAGCAGCTCAGTGGCCAGGGGCGGACCCTCCTTGGGCTGGTCACTCAGTCGAGGCCAGGCTGAGGGAGTAAAAGCACAGAAACCCAGGGTTAGGCAAAGCTTAAACCGAGACACGCCCCACCCCGTGCTTGTTTCACAGCCCAGCAAGTGGAGACAGGTGGATGCTCAGAGCCCGGCCCCGCCCTGCCTGCCACGAGCCCTGCTTTCTCACCTGCTCCACGTGCAGCCCTCAGCATGGGCATCAGCTGCCTCAGGCTAGCCAGCATCCTGTGGGCCCTGGGGCCCCCCAGGACAGTGCGGGCATCTGCCAGGAGCCGGGAGACCTTGGAGACAGAGAGGGCGGGAGGCGGTGGCTGGGCggccctccacccacccacacccGGCCGCTCCCGGCTTACAGGGAGTCCTGAAGTTGCTGAGGACGCCAGGCTCCTCGGCAGGCATGGGCCGTGGTTAGTAGGTGTTGTTCACGTTGCAGATGAGGCCCTAGAGCCAAGGGACGGTACCCGCTGACGGCAGCGGCTTGTTGGGGAAATGGCCTGCGGGGACGCCGgacgtgcgtgggcttcttgtcTGAGTCCCCAGTGTGACCACAGCCCCGGCGACAGAGTGCCCCGCCTGTGCTCCGCACTCTCACTGGGGCCCCTGTGCACAGGGTGACCactgctaaccctaaccccaaagtGCTAGACGTTGGGAGGCTTACATTCATGCTGCTCAAGTTGGGGGTGGGAATGGCGTACGGCCACCaggatgaagaagagaaagagcgGCCACATCAGCTCCACCAAGAGCTGCATCTGCAGGGGCAGAACAGGCGGGGGGAGTGGGGGACCGTGGGGGGCGCCTGGGCCTCCCCTCCCTGGCCCACCCGACCGGACATTACCGGCTGCCTTCTGCGGTACAGGAAATTCTtccaaagcagcagcagcagctgcgtCCAGAAGACCATGGTGGGAATGGACAGGAGACGGGACTGAGGGGTCAAGCTGAGGACGTACTGTGTGGCTGCGGCAACTCCGCGGGCAACTCCCTGTCCCTCTCTGAACATCATCAACTCTACATCGCGCACGGCTCCTGGAAGCTCTGCTTAGAGCCGAGCAAACAGTACGCGCTAATTAAAGGGGCTCCTGTCTCCAAGGGGGGGGCGGAGTAAGTAAGCCAATGGGAGCCCTGCCCGAATCCGTCCTCGCATCTGATTGGTTGCGGGGCCCAGGGCTGCAGCTGGGGGCCCAAAGGCGATAAATTAATACTGCAGGGGGTGGAGCCTAGGCTTAACTCTTTCCTCACCAGGCTCCACCCTAAGCCCCACTGGTGGAGCCTCCAGGTCCTGTCCCCCAGCCTCATCCCTAACCCGGGGAAGGATtcccttccccccccaccccgcgctCTTCTCCCATAATAGCAACGAGTATTTTACACGACTGGCTGGAAGAGGGGCCACCCCAGGCCCCCAGGGAGACAGGCAAGTTACCTAGCTGGAGGCAgggccccagctctgccctcccctcaCGTAGTATTCTTCGGCTCAGAAGACCCACAAGATCCAGAAAATGAGTAAAGAGCAGGGGCGGCGCCTGGAACCAGCGATTCCTGATGCTGTCCCTTGCTTGTAACTGTCCAGCCTGGCCTACTTCatcattgtacagatggggaaactgaggccgccAGAGGGGCAGGGAGTGGACCCAGGACCCCTGACCCTCACTCCAGGACTCTCCTTTACAAGTGGGTCCTGCGGGGAAAAGCCTCTGTTTCTGTATTGGTAAAACGGGGCAGAGAGCTTAGCGGCGTACTAAtggggagaggggctgcaggTGTAGGTTGGTGAGTCTGATGCCCATACCTCCCCGTGGAGACTTAATGATCAATTCTGCCGCGCCCAACACTCCCTGGCAGGGAGTGAAGGTGAGTAAGAGTCTGGAGTCGGGCCTCACCCCTGATTTCTCACGGAAtctgcctccttcccacccatCCGCACCCCCGCATCCTCGAGTCTCAGGGCCTTCCTTTCTCTCCGGGACACTCCCACCGTTCCAGCTCCCAGCTCTTGCCTCCTTCCCTCCGCCCGACAGCGGCTGGAGAGAGCGGATCCTTTAAGAGGAgccctcggggcttccctggtggcgcagtggttgagagtccgcctgcctatgcaggggacacaggttcgtgccctggtccgggaagataccacatgccgcggagcggctgggcccgtgagccatggccactgagcctgcgcgtccggagcctgcgcgtccggagcctgtgctccgcaacgggagaggccacaacagtgagaggcccgcgtaccgccaaaaaaaaaaagaaagaggagcccTAGCAGCCGGCGCGGTACCGCGGCAGCGACCTGTACCTGGCGTCCCGCGCCCCGgccaggccccgccccacccGCTCCCATTGGCTTCCATACCCGCCACTCAGAGGCCGGGCCAACCGGAGCCGCGCGCGCCGACGGGGGAGGCGGGGTCAAGCCGGGCCTCGCCGAGCCGGATTTCTTAAAGGGATCGTTCGCCTCTTGCTGCAGCACCCCCAAGGAGGAGGGGCGCCCGGCTCATCCCACGCGGGTTGGCCTCCGAACACACCGGCCAGGCTGTCTTCCGTCTTCCCACGTTGCACAGCCGCCTACAATACCGCACCTCCTGGTCTCAGGAGGTCCCTTTCTCCCCACTCTCCCTGGGGGACCCCAGTCCTAGCCAAACTCGCCCTAATACTCTTGGACTCCATTTGCCCATCCAGAAAATGGGGGTTTGACTAGtcatcatttgttcattcattcattccacaaacattccTCAGTCCTTACAGTGGGCCAGGCGATGGCAGAAGGGGGAGGGGGCCCTCAACACCCTAAGATTATAATCTTGGGTCACGATGGTGACCCCGATTTGGAAAAAACCTCCAGATGTTTCCCCCTCCAGAAAATTGGGTATATTTCACAAGATCCTGACGAAACAAGTGTGTGGATCCACAGCTCTGAAGGTGCTGGGAAAGGTGAGAAGTGTGGGAAGGGCTCCACGAAAGGAGAGTTTGTGGTGGTTGTTGTCGCTGGGGCtttaaggatgagtaggagtttgccaggAGGGAACTCCAGGACGAGTAAATGCACAAAGGCCTGGAGGCTGGATGAAGCCACCGTCCTGAGGACCTACTTAGAGGTTTGCTCTTTGCCCCACCCCCaggtctcccccacccccagatcccAGGACCCCAGAAGGTATCCAAGCCAGGCACCGTCCCCCAGGCTGTCTTGGGCAGCAACTCCAGCACCTTCATTTCCGAAAAAgaggttttatttcctttggtcCACAGTCGGtatttcacattatttcttgGTCCCAGGGCTCCTGGGCAGGGGCTGGTCCCTGGGAGGGCCTCCAGGTGAGGGTCCCTGTGCAGTATTTGGTGGGGTGTGGGGACAAGTATGGGGGCTTCTGGCTTTGCCTCAACCACTCAGAACTGCACTATCctgcctgggcctcagtgtccccactGGGCCCCTGGGAGGGGCCAGGGCTGGTGGTCTGAGGGTCCTAGGGAAATCCAGTACCTCACGAGGCCTAAAATATTCTGGGACTGTGGCCTGACCTTCTCCCAGTAGCCCCCTCCACCATCCCCCTACCAttcccctgaaaaaaaaaaaaagtattttcatttcaCTAAAACGGCCTGAAACTTCTGTGGGTACAGAAACCACAAACTGATcggcagagaaaagagaagaagggaagaagCAACCGGAAACCACTTGGGGTCGGTCCCCCTCCCTGCCCGGGTTTCATCTTTCTCCCCTGCAACTTGGCCCAAAGCCTGTTGGCAAACGCCTGGAGGTGCCCTGGCGGGGACCCCCACCCCACATGCATCTGGATATGGCCTTCACCCCTTCTCCCCAGACCTTCAGCTGGCAGCACTCAGACATGtaagaaaaacaagacaaaaacacagaaaagccCGAAAACCCGGATGGGACAGTGATGGGAGACAGCCCGCATGGGCGCCTCAGTAGCCAGCCTCCTCCTGGTAGTAGGGGGGGTACCCTGGGGCCTCCCCCGGGTCTGGGACATCTCCGGCAGCCGCTGGAGCCCCATCGGCCGCTGGGCCTTGCGGGCAGTACTTGGGGTCGTATATCTGCCGGCCCAGGCCAAAGACCTGGCCGCTCTGATTGGCGCCCTGCGTGTAACCCATCTGCAGGGACATGGAAGAGTTGTCACATTTGTCTGTCCCCAGCTTGGTGTCGTAGATGTGCCGCCGGGTCCCTGGAGCCGTCATGCCCacctggagagagagaagaggcgtcagggagggaagaaaaggggaaaCAGAGGCCCCAGAGAACTTCCCCTAAATTCCCACACCTTTTCCCACCTCCCTGTCTTTGCACTCACAGTGCAAACTCCTACGGATCCTTCCAAGCCCTGCTCAGAACCCTCTCTTTTCTGACTCTGTGCTGAGTTGATCTGGTGTTTGGGTCCAGCTCTCTCTCCCTGCCAGCCAGGAAGCTCCCCAGGCTGGGGCTCAGGCCTGCCAGGACGTGAATGCTCCAAAAGCATCACACTGATACGCCAACATAGCAGGAAAAGTGACAATTGCAGGGTCTAAAAATATCAGAGTTGGATGGGCCTCTGGGCAAAACtttgagggaaactgaggcacagagctagTTAGTAACTTCCCCTGGGACACACAGCAGGCTGAGGCAGAGTCAGAGCAGGCACGGCCAGAGGGGTAGGAGGGAAACCTAGAGCGGGTTTCAGCGGGAGATGCTCTCAGCGACAGGGATGAGCCCTCAGGGTTTGGtaaggtgggtgggtgggtgggggcccGGGGGGACTGGGGAGGCCCACCTGGCTGGCACACTTGTTTGTGCCCATCTGGAGGCTGATGGTCGAGTGGTCCATGGGGGGCAGGATATGGTTCTTGGGGTCGTACAGATGCCTTCTGGTGCCATAAGCCGTCATGCCTGACTGGCTGGCACACTTGTTGGTGCCCATCTGCAGGGACGCAGGTGGGAGAGGTCAGGCTGCCCCCATCAGGCCTCCAGACCCTGCCCCGAACTTGAGGGGCCACCAGGCTGGACAGGGCCTTGGTCGCATCACAAGCTCACCACCCATGCACCCTGGGGCTGGAGCAGCCGCGCACCCACCTGGAGCCCGATGACACACTGGCCCGCCTTCATGGTGGCATCATCAAAGTTCCGCTCCTGCTTTTCCGAGTATTTCACGCCGATGTCCACGCCACTCTGCAGCCCCTTTGTCTTGGCCTGGGGGGAAAGAGGGGGTGGGAGCATCAGGGAGGGGCAGCCGGGTCCCCCCAGCCAGGCCCGGGGTGTGTGAGCCCAGGGGAGGCCCAGGTATCTGGCTGCAACCTGCCCCCCGCACCAGCCACCCAATACCTCGGGCTCAGCAGCCCTGTGGCCCCCAGCCTTCCCTCCCTAGGCAATAGCAGCCCCAGCCTTACAGCTGCACAGGCCAAGAATTTTAGGGGGTGTCATCACTTCCTATCTCCCTCACCTTCCATCACCTCCTTCTACCCAGCCCCAGCCACTCAGCCAGGCCATGGCCATCGTCTCTCCCCTGGACGCCTGTCCCCCCACGCCTCCCTGATCTCCCCACCTCACTACCCACGTGGCAGCCGCAGGGGGCTTCTGAAAGCACTGTTCAGAACATGATTCTCTGACATGAAAACCTCCTCCTCCTGAAACATTGTTCCAGCCCGTCTTGGTCTCT
This window of the Mesoplodon densirostris isolate mMesDen1 chromosome 3, mMesDen1 primary haplotype, whole genome shotgun sequence genome carries:
- the CNN2 gene encoding calponin-2; this encodes MSSTQFNKGPSYGLSAEVKNRLLSKYDPQKEAELRSWIEGLTGLSIGPDFQKGLKDGIILCTLMNKLQPGSVPKINRSMQNWHQLENLSNFIKAMVSYGMNPVDLFEANDLFESGNLTQVQVSLLALAGKAKTKGLQSGVDIGVKYSEKQERNFDDATMKAGQCVIGLQMGTNKCASQSGMTAYGTRRHLYDPKNHILPPMDHSTISLQMGTNKCASQVGMTAPGTRRHIYDTKLGTDKCDNSSMSLQMGYTQGANQSGQVFGLGRQIYDPKYCPQGPAADGAPAAAGDVPDPGEAPGYPPYYQEEAGY